From the genome of Deinococcus misasensis DSM 22328:
ATCCGAGTAATGGAAGTCCAGCAGCAACCCGAGCCCAGCATCTTTGGCCCGTTTTGCCAGTTTCAGGGTGTCCCACTGGTTGTTGTAGCCCTCCGTGGGATCGTTCCAGACCCGCAAGCGCACCTGATTCACTCCGCTGTCTTTCAGGGCTTTGAAGAAATCAATGGGCTTGCCTTCAGGGTCTTTGTAGACCCCGCCTTTGTCTTCCACCCGGGTCACGTAAGAGGCGTCTGCACCTCCTATGAACTTGGGAAGCGGGTCAGGGGTTCGGGCATTGCTGCAACCGACCGAGAGGGAAACGAGGGCAAGGGTGATGAGGGGTTTTTTCATTGGGGGGTCTCCTTATTGGGAAGCAGAAGGCCAAAGGCAGAAAGCAGAAGGCATGAAAATGAAAAGCTCAAGCTTTCGCTGAATATAAGAACCTGGATGGGACCAGCAGCATCTCACAAACTCAAAAGGCCTTCTGCCTTCAGCTTTCTGCCTTCTGCAGCACGCTCCTGCGTGCGAACCTGCACTGTCTGAGCAGGCAAGCCCTGTGCTCTGGCGGTTACGGTCACGGTGCCGGGAATCCGGGTGCTGCGAAGGTACACGGCCCCTTGACCTCCGGGCAGGACCAGAGGGTGCTCACCGACCAACACACCGGGGCCATCGATGTCCAGCAGCACTGGACCCCATGCGAAAGGCAGGGTGTTGCCGTATTCGTCGGTGATGCGCAGGGAAAGGCGGGTGAGGTCTGCCCCATCGGCATGGATCACCGGGTCATCGGCCTCGAAGACCAGTTTCTGGGGGATGCCGTCTGCAGCAAGGTGATGGGTGGCGACCACTTCAGACCCGAGGTATCCGCGCAGTTCCAGTGCACCGAAATTCTCGCCCCATCCGCCAGAGATGTTCTGCATTTTGAAAGGGGGGTATTCGAGGTGCGGGTATTCGTCAGTGGCCCTGACCGCCTCGCCTTCCAGTTTGCCCGAGACGTACACCTCCACACGGTCCAGGTTGGAGAAAATCCACACCGGACTGATCAAGCCCTCGTTGACATCCCCCCGGGTCCAGTAAGTCGCCGCGAAAAGGACTTTTTTGTGCTCTGGGGATTGCTGGCTGGCGTACAGGTGGGCGGCAAATTTGGGCTGACGGAAGATGTCCATCACCCCGTGGTAACAGATGCGGTCTCCGCTGCCGAAAGTCGCGTGGGTGTTGTAATCGAAAGCGCACCATGCAATGCCCCCAGCGATCCCCAGAGCCCCGATCTGGTTCAGGATGCCTGCGTGTTTGAGGGCGTGGGCCACCACCCGTTCTTCCTGATCGAAACTCTTGGTGGGGAACATGTGGCCGGAATACTCGGTGACCAGATACCGGGGGGCACGGTCATGGTATGGGGTGAGGGTGGCTGCGAAATCGTTCATGGTGTACACGTCTTCGAGCAGTTCACTGCCAAAGAAGCACCGCACCCCTCCGGTTTGCCGGGTCGGATCAAGGTCGTGCACCAGACGGTTGGTGCGGGTGTAAAAGTCGGTGTGGTCCGGGCTTTCATTGACCCGGGCCCCCCACAAAACGATGGAGGGGTGGTTGCGGTCCCGAACCACCAGATCATGCAGGAGGTCCACAGACAGGTCCTGCCAATCCTGATCTCCGATGTGCTGCCAGCCCTGCATTTCCGTGAACACCAACAGGCCGATTTCATCGCAGCGGTCCAGAAAGTGCGGGCTCTGGGGGTAATGGCTGGTGCGGACCATGTTGCAGCCCAGATCGAATTTGATCAGGTCGGCGTCTTTTTTCTGCAAACGCTCTGGGGCAGCAGCACCAATGTAGGGGTAGGTCTGGTGGCGGTTCATGCCCCGCAAAGTGACTTTTCTGCCGTTCAGGTAATAGAAACCGTCCGTGCGGAATTCGCTTTCACGGAAACCCACGCGGGTGTCCAGACGGTCTCTGGTGCCCAGATGCACTTTCAGGGTGTAGAGCACAGGGTTTTCGATGTCCCAGAGTTCAATTCCGGTCAGGTCCAGCAACCTCAGGGTGTGCACTGAGGGGCCAGCTTCGAAGGTCCGCACCTCCTGCACAACAGAGACCGTTTGCCCTGTGTGATCCTGCAATTCAACGGTCAAAGCAACCTCCTCGGGGATGATTCCGGTGTTCAAGGCGGTCACTTCGATTTCGGCAGAGGGAAGGCCCGAGAGCACATCCTGCCCTTTAAAGAACACGTTTTCGATGTGCAGGGGGTCCAGCACTTTCAGGTGCACTTCGCGGTAAATGCCTCCAAAGGTCATGTAATCCACAAGGTTTCCGAAAGGCGGAATGTCTGTGCGTTCTCTGGAATCCACCCTGACAGCCAGCAGGTGGGTTTTTCCGGGCACCACATGGTCGGTGAGGTCCACCTGAAAAGGGGTGAATCCGCCCCGGTGCTCTGCAAGTTTGACCCCATCGAGGAACACCTCGGCAGCCAGCATCACCCCATCGAAATGCAAGATCAAGCGCTTGCCAGAGAACGCCTCTGGAATGCTCAGGTCGCGGCGGTACCACGAGATCAGGCTGTACTCGGCCTCGGTGAAATTGTGGTGTGGGACTTCCTTGACGGTGTGCGGAACACTGACTTCTGTGGAAGGGCCAGTGTACTGGCGGGTGGCAAACTCTGGATGGTCTTCAGGAATGAATTCCCAGTGGGTGTTGAGGGGGAGGTGCAAACGTGACATGGGGCTCCTTGTTTGGCTTGTAGGGTGTGGGAGGGGGGGCAAAAAGCGATCAGCGGTCAGCAGAAAGATTTTGTGAAGCGTTGGCTCTGGATCAGCGAAATCCCATACGGATACCATCCAGCCAAGGTTTGCCTGCATGCGCACAAAAAGCCTGCGCCAAAGCCCTTCTCACTGAAAGCTGACGGCTGACCGCTGATGGCTTCATTCCTTCACCGCACCACTGGTCGAGCCAGAGATGAAAATTTTCTGGAAGGAGAAGAACAAGAGCACAATCGGCAGGGCTCCCAGCACCGAAGCTGCGGTGAAAGGTCCGTACTGCACGGTGAACTGGTTGCTGGCGAAAGAACGCAGGCCCACCCCGATGTTCCAGTTTTCAGCGCCGGTCAAAAGCACATTCGCCAGGAAGTATTCGGCGTAAGACCC
Proteins encoded in this window:
- a CDS encoding glycoside hydrolase family 2; this encodes MSRLHLPLNTHWEFIPEDHPEFATRQYTGPSTEVSVPHTVKEVPHHNFTEAEYSLISWYRRDLSIPEAFSGKRLILHFDGVMLAAEVFLDGVKLAEHRGGFTPFQVDLTDHVVPGKTHLLAVRVDSRERTDIPPFGNLVDYMTFGGIYREVHLKVLDPLHIENVFFKGQDVLSGLPSAEIEVTALNTGIIPEEVALTVELQDHTGQTVSVVQEVRTFEAGPSVHTLRLLDLTGIELWDIENPVLYTLKVHLGTRDRLDTRVGFRESEFRTDGFYYLNGRKVTLRGMNRHQTYPYIGAAAPERLQKKDADLIKFDLGCNMVRTSHYPQSPHFLDRCDEIGLLVFTEMQGWQHIGDQDWQDLSVDLLHDLVVRDRNHPSIVLWGARVNESPDHTDFYTRTNRLVHDLDPTRQTGGVRCFFGSELLEDVYTMNDFAATLTPYHDRAPRYLVTEYSGHMFPTKSFDQEERVVAHALKHAGILNQIGALGIAGGIAWCAFDYNTHATFGSGDRICYHGVMDIFRQPKFAAHLYASQQSPEHKKVLFAATYWTRGDVNEGLISPVWIFSNLDRVEVYVSGKLEGEAVRATDEYPHLEYPPFKMQNISGGWGENFGALELRGYLGSEVVATHHLAADGIPQKLVFEADDPVIHADGADLTRLSLRITDEYGNTLPFAWGPVLLDIDGPGVLVGEHPLVLPGGQGAVYLRSTRIPGTVTVTARAQGLPAQTVQVRTQERAAEGRKLKAEGLLSL